A portion of the Rhodopseudomonas sp. BAL398 genome contains these proteins:
- a CDS encoding fatty acid--CoA ligase: MSESQEPNTLAGVVRAQAAARGDEVLFEFEGRQTSFAQFDAHTNQIAHALVASGVKPHERVAYLGKNSDIYFELLLGAIKANVVMAPVNWRLAAPEIAFIVEDCKAAILFVGPEFVDQVRGIKAQIPGVRHIITTEGGAPEWQDFATWRDAQPADDPNIAIGPTDIAIQLYTSGTTGKPKGAMLSHANFLSLVRAGQDNKPDWNRWSTEDVSLVAMPVFHIGGSGWGMMGIYHGAKGVIAREFDPTKILDFFEHARITKLFMVPAAMQFVVRQPRAREVDFSRLKYMLYGASPIPAALLKECIEVFKCGFVQMYGMTETTGTIVALAPEDHVEGLERMRSAGKALPGVEIAILDPDGNRLPPREVGEIATRSGSNMAGYWNLPEATQKTIDADNWLRTGDAGYQDEDGYLYIHDRIKDMIISGGENIYPAEVESAICDYPDVAEVAVVGVPDEQWGEAVKAMVVMKPGKEATAQDIIAFTRSRIAGFKTPKSIDFIPALPRNASGKILRRHLRAPYWSGKDRQVN, translated from the coding sequence ATGTCCGAGAGCCAGGAGCCGAACACGCTTGCCGGCGTGGTCCGCGCGCAGGCGGCCGCGCGCGGCGATGAGGTGCTGTTCGAATTCGAGGGGCGGCAAACCAGCTTCGCGCAATTCGATGCCCACACCAACCAGATCGCCCATGCGCTGGTTGCGTCCGGCGTCAAGCCGCACGAGCGCGTCGCTTATCTCGGCAAGAACAGCGACATCTATTTCGAGCTGCTGCTCGGCGCCATCAAGGCCAATGTGGTGATGGCACCAGTGAACTGGCGGCTCGCGGCTCCCGAGATCGCCTTCATCGTCGAGGACTGCAAGGCGGCGATCCTGTTCGTCGGCCCGGAATTCGTCGACCAGGTCCGCGGCATCAAGGCGCAGATACCCGGCGTGCGCCACATCATCACCACCGAGGGCGGCGCGCCGGAATGGCAGGATTTCGCCACATGGCGCGACGCCCAGCCGGCGGACGATCCGAACATCGCGATCGGGCCCACCGACATCGCGATCCAGCTCTACACCTCCGGCACCACCGGCAAGCCGAAAGGCGCGATGCTCTCCCACGCCAACTTCCTGTCGCTGGTCCGCGCCGGGCAGGACAACAAGCCGGACTGGAACAGATGGTCGACCGAGGATGTCTCGCTGGTGGCGATGCCGGTGTTCCACATCGGCGGCTCCGGCTGGGGCATGATGGGGATCTATCATGGCGCCAAGGGCGTGATCGCCCGCGAATTCGATCCGACCAAAATTCTCGACTTCTTCGAACACGCCAGGATCACCAAGCTGTTCATGGTGCCGGCCGCGATGCAATTCGTGGTACGGCAGCCGCGCGCCCGCGAGGTCGATTTCTCGCGGCTGAAATACATGCTGTACGGCGCCTCGCCGATTCCGGCCGCGCTGCTGAAGGAATGTATCGAGGTGTTCAAATGCGGCTTCGTGCAGATGTACGGCATGACCGAGACCACCGGCACCATCGTGGCGCTGGCGCCCGAGGATCATGTTGAGGGGCTGGAGCGGATGCGCTCGGCCGGCAAGGCGCTGCCCGGGGTCGAGATCGCGATCCTCGATCCCGACGGCAACCGCCTGCCGCCGCGCGAGGTCGGCGAGATCGCCACCCGCTCCGGCTCCAACATGGCCGGCTACTGGAATCTGCCGGAAGCGACGCAGAAAACCATCGACGCCGACAACTGGCTGCGCACCGGCGACGCCGGCTATCAGGACGAAGATGGCTATCTCTATATCCACGACCGCATCAAGGACATGATCATCTCCGGCGGCGAGAATATCTATCCGGCCGAAGTCGAGAGCGCGATCTGCGATTATCCGGACGTCGCCGAAGTCGCGGTGGTCGGCGTGCCCGACGAGCAATGGGGCGAAGCCGTCAAGGCGATGGTGGTGATGAAGCCCGGCAAGGAAGCCACCGCGCAGGATATCATCGCCTTCACCCGCAGCCGCATCGCCGGCTTCAAGACGCCGAAATCGATCGACTTCATCCCGGCGCTGCCGCGCAACGCCTCGGGCAAGATCCTGCGCCGGCATCTGCGCGCCCCGTATTGGAGCGGCAAGGACCGGCAGGTGAACTAA
- a CDS encoding acetyl-CoA acetyltransferase, producing MATAQLDPARIPVIVGIGEIADHPKDLSAGLEPLALLQEAIMRAGQDSAAALIGEVDSLDIVNFLSWRYSDPAQQLSARLGVKPAHAYYGPVGGESPIRFIHEAALRIARGESSVAVVCGAEAQSTATKAQRAGVTLPWTPFAHDVPEPKRNAAFQQPIATTLGVARPITVYPLYEAASAAHWGQTPRQALAESGELWARYSEVAAHNPNAWIKRARSPDEITTPSADNRLIAWPYTKLMVANPSVNQGAAVLLTSLARAREAGIAEDRMVYLHGGASAEEPRDYLARDQFYHSHAQNAVLAAIMALVGGRAFDAIELYSCFPVVPKMARRTLGLGADVQPTVTGGLTFFGAPLNTYMTHAACAMVRKLRDGARLGLLYGQGGFVTKHHGLVLSREPAESALAQDVSVQAKADAARGEVPAFVTQASGDGIVESFTLIYRGANEIEHGVVMLRTPEGARALARVPAQDAATLAHLTDMDRTPVGTHGPISTAADGVLEWRAG from the coding sequence ATGGCAACAGCCCAACTCGATCCCGCCCGCATTCCCGTCATTGTCGGCATCGGCGAAATCGCCGACCATCCAAAGGACCTCAGCGCAGGGCTGGAACCGCTGGCGCTGCTGCAGGAGGCAATCATGCGCGCCGGGCAGGACAGCGCCGCGGCACTGATCGGCGAGGTCGACTCGCTCGACATCGTCAACTTTCTGAGCTGGCGCTACAGCGATCCGGCACAGCAGCTCAGCGCGCGGCTTGGCGTCAAGCCGGCGCATGCCTATTACGGCCCGGTCGGCGGCGAGAGCCCGATCCGTTTTATTCACGAAGCCGCGCTGCGGATCGCGCGCGGCGAATCCAGCGTTGCCGTGGTGTGCGGCGCCGAGGCGCAATCGACCGCCACCAAGGCGCAGCGCGCCGGGGTCACGCTGCCATGGACGCCGTTCGCCCATGACGTGCCGGAGCCCAAGCGTAACGCGGCGTTTCAGCAGCCGATCGCGACCACGCTCGGCGTGGCACGGCCGATCACGGTCTATCCGCTCTACGAGGCCGCCAGCGCCGCGCATTGGGGCCAGACCCCGCGCCAGGCCTTGGCCGAGTCCGGCGAATTATGGGCGCGCTATTCCGAGGTCGCGGCGCATAATCCCAATGCCTGGATCAAGCGCGCCCGGTCGCCCGACGAGATCACCACGCCATCTGCCGACAACCGGCTGATCGCCTGGCCCTATACCAAGCTGATGGTCGCCAATCCGAGCGTGAACCAGGGCGCCGCGGTGCTGCTGACCTCGCTGGCGCGCGCCCGCGAAGCCGGCATCGCCGAGGATCGGATGGTCTATCTTCACGGTGGCGCCTCGGCCGAGGAGCCGCGCGACTATCTGGCCCGTGATCAGTTCTATCACAGCCACGCCCAGAACGCGGTGCTGGCGGCGATCATGGCGCTGGTCGGCGGGCGCGCCTTTGACGCCATCGAGCTGTATTCGTGCTTTCCGGTGGTGCCGAAAATGGCGCGGCGGACGTTGGGGCTGGGCGCCGACGTGCAGCCGACCGTGACCGGCGGGCTGACCTTCTTCGGCGCGCCGCTCAACACCTATATGACCCACGCCGCCTGTGCGATGGTGCGCAAATTGCGCGATGGCGCCAGGCTTGGGCTGTTGTACGGGCAGGGCGGCTTCGTCACCAAACACCATGGCCTGGTGTTGTCGCGAGAGCCTGCTGAATCGGCGCTGGCGCAGGATGTCAGCGTCCAGGCCAAGGCCGACGCCGCGCGCGGCGAGGTGCCGGCCTTCGTCACCCAAGCCAGCGGCGACGGCATCGTGGAGAGTTTCACCCTGATCTATCGCGGCGCTAACGAGATCGAGCATGGCGTGGTGATGCTGCGCACGCCCGAGGGCGCCCGCGCGCTGGCCCGGGTGCCGGCGCAGGACGCAGCCACGCTGGCGCATCTGACCGACATGGATCGCACGCCGGTCGGCACGCACGGGCCGATCAGCACCGCCGCCGACGGCGTGCTGGAGTGGCGGGCCGGCTGA
- a CDS encoding flavin-containing monooxygenase — protein sequence MAVSQPHPSNSPSDHFDVVVVGAGFAGMYQLHRLRQRGFSARVYEQGGDVGGTWYWNRYPGARCDVESMQYSYSFSDELQQQWDWSERYAPQPEILAYAGHVADRFGLRRDIQFNTRVGSVLFDEATQRWTVTTSDGARVTAQYVILATGCLSNARMPEIDGLDRFEGQIYHTGNWPHAPVDFTGLRVGVIGTGSSAIQSIPIIAEQASRLTVFQRTANFSVPARNAPLTAEERQAFRDNYPEIRRKARQDMRNGIVQPLPDRGALDDPDAVRRDKYLARWTSGGLTFMGVYNNLTLDRHANDTAADFIRERIAEIVEDPKVARLLQPDSHPVGSKRICVDTDYYATFNRPNVELVDLRADPIACILPDGLRTANQHYKLDALVFATGFDAMTGSVAKIEIVGRGEMTLNRKWAEGPRTYLGLMSAGFPNLFVITGPGSPSVLSNMIVSIEQHVDWITDCIGYLRDNQLASIEANREAEDRWVAHVNEVAQGTLYPQANSWYMGANIPGKPQIFMPYIGGVGVYRQICDDVAAKGYEGFVLGAPEQPKQAAASS from the coding sequence ATGGCCGTGTCGCAGCCTCACCCCAGCAACAGCCCCAGTGACCATTTCGACGTCGTGGTGGTCGGCGCCGGCTTTGCCGGCATGTATCAGTTGCACCGGCTGCGCCAGCGCGGGTTTTCGGCGCGGGTCTATGAGCAGGGCGGCGACGTCGGCGGCACCTGGTACTGGAATCGCTATCCCGGCGCGCGCTGCGACGTCGAGAGCATGCAATATTCCTATTCGTTCTCCGACGAATTGCAGCAGCAATGGGACTGGAGCGAGCGCTACGCGCCGCAGCCGGAGATCCTGGCCTATGCCGGCCATGTCGCCGACCGTTTCGGCCTGCGCCGCGACATCCAGTTCAACACGCGCGTCGGCTCCGTACTGTTCGACGAGGCGACGCAGCGATGGACGGTGACGACCTCCGACGGCGCGCGCGTCACCGCGCAATATGTCATCCTCGCCACCGGCTGCCTGTCCAACGCCCGGATGCCCGAGATCGACGGCCTCGATCGCTTCGAGGGCCAGATCTATCACACCGGAAACTGGCCGCACGCGCCGGTCGACTTCACCGGCTTGCGCGTCGGCGTGATCGGCACCGGATCTTCGGCGATCCAGTCGATACCGATCATCGCCGAACAGGCCAGCCGGCTCACGGTGTTTCAGCGCACCGCGAATTTCTCGGTGCCGGCGCGCAATGCCCCGTTGACCGCGGAGGAACGCCAGGCATTCCGCGACAATTATCCGGAGATCCGCCGCAAGGCCCGGCAGGACATGCGCAACGGCATCGTCCAGCCGCTGCCCGATCGCGGCGCGCTCGACGATCCCGACGCGGTGCGCCGCGACAAATATCTGGCGCGCTGGACCAGCGGTGGGCTGACCTTCATGGGGGTCTACAACAATCTGACCCTCGACAGGCATGCCAACGACACCGCGGCCGATTTTATCCGCGAGCGCATCGCCGAGATCGTCGAGGATCCGAAGGTCGCCAGATTGTTGCAGCCGGACAGCCATCCGGTCGGCTCGAAGCGGATCTGCGTCGATACCGATTATTATGCGACCTTCAACCGCCCCAATGTCGAATTGGTCGATCTGCGCGCCGATCCGATCGCCTGCATCCTGCCCGATGGCCTGCGCACCGCAAACCAGCACTACAAACTCGACGCGCTGGTGTTCGCCACCGGTTTCGACGCGATGACCGGCTCGGTGGCGAAGATCGAGATCGTCGGCCGCGGCGAAATGACGCTGAACCGGAAATGGGCCGAAGGGCCGCGGACTTATCTCGGCCTGATGAGCGCGGGCTTTCCCAATCTGTTCGTCATCACCGGCCCCGGCAGCCCCTCGGTGCTCAGCAACATGATCGTGTCGATCGAACAGCACGTCGACTGGATCACCGATTGCATCGGCTATCTGCGCGACAATCAGCTGGCCAGCATCGAGGCGAACCGCGAGGCCGAAGACCGCTGGGTGGCCCATGTCAACGAGGTGGCGCAAGGCACGCTGTATCCGCAGGCGAACTCCTGGTACATGGGCGCCAACATCCCCGGCAAGCCGCAGATCTTCATGCCCTATATCGGCGGCGTCGGCGTCTACCGGCAGATCTGCGACGACGTCGCGGCGAAGGGCTATGAGGGGTTTGTGTTGGGTGCGCCGGAACAGCCGAAACAGGCCGCGGCCTCGTCCTGA
- a CDS encoding formate/nitrite transporter family protein yields MAQHENSQGKASGVPPRASGADGNGISEQELDVVDDLSAPRSPVIYEVVRRHGEEEMERPLISLWWSGVAAGLAISFSLLGMAILKTHLPNTLWSPLLTSAGYCVGFLIVVLGRLQLFTESTITVVLPVLKDPSSGNIRRMARLWSIVLAANLVGTLFAALFCNFTPAISETIYAGMLDVSRKLIELGWWETLFRAIASGFLIAAMVWIIPSAESAKFAVITLMTYLIAVGEFTHVIAGSMEAYLLVLAGDWEWWRMIGHFLVPTLLGNIIGGTALFALISYGQVMREI; encoded by the coding sequence ATGGCCCAACACGAAAATTCTCAAGGCAAGGCATCAGGCGTGCCGCCGCGCGCGTCCGGCGCGGATGGCAATGGCATCTCCGAGCAGGAACTCGATGTCGTCGACGATCTGTCGGCGCCGCGGTCGCCGGTCATCTACGAGGTGGTTCGTCGCCATGGCGAGGAGGAGATGGAGCGGCCGCTGATCTCGCTATGGTGGTCGGGCGTCGCTGCCGGACTCGCGATCAGCTTCTCGTTGCTGGGCATGGCGATTCTGAAAACCCACCTGCCCAACACGCTTTGGAGCCCGTTGCTGACCAGCGCCGGCTATTGCGTGGGCTTCCTGATCGTGGTGCTGGGCCGGCTGCAGCTATTTACCGAGAGCACCATCACGGTGGTGTTGCCGGTGCTCAAGGATCCCAGCTCCGGCAATATCCGGCGGATGGCGCGGCTGTGGTCGATCGTTCTGGCGGCAAATCTCGTCGGCACGCTGTTCGCGGCGCTGTTCTGCAATTTCACGCCGGCGATTTCCGAGACGATCTATGCCGGAATGCTGGATGTCAGCCGCAAGCTGATCGAGCTCGGCTGGTGGGAGACGCTGTTTCGCGCCATCGCCTCCGGCTTCCTGATCGCCGCCATGGTGTGGATCATCCCGAGCGCCGAGAGCGCCAAATTCGCCGTGATCACGCTGATGACCTATCTGATCGCGGTCGGCGAATTCACCCATGTGATCGCCGGCAGCATGGAAGCCTATCTGCTGGTGCTCGCCGGCGATTGGGAATGGTGGCGCATGATCGGCCATTTCCTGGTGCCGACATTGCTCGGCAACATCATCGGCGGCACGGCCTTGTTCGCGCTGATCTCCTACGGGCAGGTCATGCGGGAGATCTGA
- a CDS encoding SDR family NAD(P)-dependent oxidoreductase → MGIFDLSGRVAIVTGGNGGIGLGMAQALAAAGCNVSIWGRNDDKNKAALATMAGSPGKVEARVCDVTDTGSVKAAMDATLGAFGRVDGCFANAGIGGGGRHAFIDRTEQQWREMFATNLDGVFHVFQLAARHMTERAAAGDPFGRLVATSSLASIFGTARNEHYAATKAAINALVRALAVELARQGVTANAILPGWIKSDMTAGIMGNEKFVANVMPRIPLRRFGEPEDFGGIAVYLMSKASSYHTADTFLIDGGYTAF, encoded by the coding sequence ATGGGAATATTCGACCTCAGCGGCCGCGTCGCGATCGTCACCGGCGGTAATGGCGGCATTGGCCTCGGCATGGCGCAGGCGCTGGCCGCGGCCGGCTGCAATGTCTCGATCTGGGGCCGCAACGACGACAAGAACAAGGCCGCGCTGGCGACGATGGCCGGTTCGCCCGGCAAGGTCGAGGCCAGGGTCTGTGACGTCACCGACACCGGTTCTGTGAAGGCGGCGATGGACGCCACGCTGGGCGCCTTCGGCCGGGTCGACGGCTGCTTCGCCAATGCGGGGATCGGTGGCGGCGGCCGCCATGCCTTCATCGACCGCACCGAGCAGCAATGGCGCGAGATGTTCGCCACCAATCTGGACGGCGTGTTTCACGTGTTCCAGCTCGCCGCTCGGCACATGACCGAGCGCGCCGCCGCCGGCGATCCGTTCGGCCGGCTGGTGGCGACCTCGTCGCTGGCGTCGATCTTCGGCACCGCGCGCAACGAGCATTATGCGGCCACCAAGGCGGCGATCAACGCGCTGGTGCGCGCGCTCGCGGTCGAGCTGGCGCGGCAGGGCGTCACCGCCAACGCCATCCTGCCGGGCTGGATCAAGAGCGACATGACCGCCGGCATCATGGGCAATGAAAAATTCGTCGCCAATGTGATGCCGCGAATTCCGCTGCGCCGCTTCGGCGAGCCGGAGGATTTCGGCGGCATCGCGGTCTATCTGATGAGCAAGGCCTCGTCCTATCACACCGCCGACACCTTCCTGATCGACGGCGGTTACACGGCGTTCTGA
- a CDS encoding enoyl-CoA hydratase/isomerase, protein MQFKHVTLDFDGAVAILKLDHQEVMNAVSIDMLGGLGEALDTIEDKKAEVRCLIITGAGRAFCTGANLQGRGNDTKISSGKGAGAALETAFHPFLRRLRKLHCPIVTSVNGPAAGAGMSFALMGDMILCARSSYFLQAFRRIGLVPDCGSTWILPRLIGKARSVELSLLGEKLPAEKALEWGLVNRVYDDAALWDETLKLAQELSNGPTVALALIRKMYWDSPENSFEEQLNMEFESQRIAGSTEDFKEGVGAFLAKRPAQFKGK, encoded by the coding sequence ATGCAGTTCAAACACGTCACGCTCGATTTCGACGGCGCGGTCGCCATCCTGAAGCTCGACCACCAGGAGGTGATGAACGCGGTGTCGATCGACATGCTCGGCGGCCTCGGCGAGGCGCTGGACACCATCGAGGACAAGAAGGCCGAGGTGCGCTGCCTGATCATCACCGGGGCCGGCCGCGCCTTCTGCACCGGCGCCAATCTGCAGGGCCGCGGCAATGACACCAAGATAAGCAGCGGCAAGGGCGCCGGCGCGGCGCTGGAGACCGCGTTCCACCCATTCCTGCGCCGGCTGCGCAAGCTGCATTGCCCGATCGTCACCTCGGTCAACGGTCCGGCCGCCGGCGCCGGCATGAGCTTCGCGCTGATGGGCGACATGATCCTGTGCGCGCGCTCGTCCTACTTCCTGCAGGCGTTCCGCCGCATCGGCCTGGTGCCGGATTGCGGCTCGACCTGGATCCTGCCGCGATTGATCGGCAAGGCGCGCTCGGTGGAATTGTCGCTGCTCGGCGAAAAGCTGCCGGCCGAAAAGGCGCTGGAATGGGGCCTGGTCAACCGGGTCTATGACGATGCCGCGCTGTGGGACGAGACCCTGAAGCTGGCGCAGGAACTGTCCAACGGTCCGACCGTGGCGCTGGCGCTGATCCGCAAGATGTATTGGGACAGTCCGGAGAACTCCTTCGAAGAACAGCTCAATATGGAATTCGAATCGCAGCGGATCGCCGGCTCCACCGAGGACTTCAAGGAAGGCGTCGGCGCGTTCCTGGCCAAACGCCCGGCGCAGTTCAAGGGCAAATAG
- a CDS encoding phosphotransferase family protein, with protein sequence MAAAIEEPLARCVRAWCPGATGVGNAARLSGGASQETWSFDILHPDGDLGAILRRAPAGYGAAPSRAAGLAAEATLMRLAHDAGVPSPRVLHVLEPGDALGTGFIMARVEGETIPRKILRDEQFAAARPMLARQLGGILAGIHGLPLTQLPALRSMTAAAEIAELRRDYHNFNWPRPVFELALHWLADHDPGESARQTLVHGDFRHGNLIIGPDGVRAVLDWELAHLGDPMEDLGWVCVNSWRFGEIDKPAGGLGSREELFAGYEAAQGERVDVERVMFWEVMGTLRWGVMCCGMMQRFRDGPDHSVERAMIGRRSSETEIDLLRLLAPRA encoded by the coding sequence ATGGCGGCAGCGATCGAAGAGCCGCTGGCGCGGTGCGTCCGGGCCTGGTGCCCGGGCGCAACCGGCGTCGGCAATGCGGCGCGGCTATCCGGCGGCGCCAGCCAGGAAACCTGGTCGTTCGACATCCTGCATCCGGACGGCGATCTCGGCGCCATCCTGCGTCGCGCGCCTGCGGGCTATGGCGCCGCGCCGTCGCGCGCTGCGGGTCTGGCCGCCGAGGCGACGCTGATGCGGCTGGCGCATGACGCGGGCGTGCCCTCGCCGCGCGTCCTGCATGTGCTGGAGCCGGGCGACGCGCTCGGCACCGGATTTATCATGGCGCGGGTCGAGGGTGAAACCATCCCGCGCAAGATTTTGCGCGACGAACAATTCGCCGCCGCGCGGCCGATGCTCGCCCGCCAGCTCGGTGGGATCCTCGCCGGCATCCACGGGCTGCCGCTGACGCAATTGCCTGCGTTGCGAAGTATGACCGCCGCCGCCGAAATCGCCGAGCTGCGACGCGACTATCACAACTTCAACTGGCCGCGCCCGGTGTTCGAACTGGCGCTGCACTGGCTCGCCGATCACGACCCCGGCGAAAGCGCGCGCCAGACGCTGGTCCATGGCGATTTCCGCCACGGCAATCTGATCATCGGCCCGGACGGCGTTCGCGCCGTGCTCGACTGGGAGCTGGCGCATCTCGGCGATCCGATGGAGGATCTCGGCTGGGTCTGCGTCAATTCCTGGCGCTTCGGCGAGATCGACAAGCCGGCCGGCGGGCTCGGCTCGCGCGAGGAATTGTTCGCCGGCTATGAGGCGGCGCAAGGCGAACGCGTCGACGTCGAGCGGGTGATGTTCTGGGAAGTGATGGGCACGCTGCGCTGGGGCGTGATGTGCTGCGGCATGATGCAACGCTTTCGCGACGGCCCCGACCATTCGGTCGAGCGCGCGATGATCGGGCGGCGCTCCTCGGAAACCGAAATCGACCTGTTGCGGCTATTGGCGCCGCGGGCATGA
- a CDS encoding DUF6285 domain-containing protein codes for MQDEPTPSELIQAAADFIRAEIAPQISGHAAFKLRVSLNALDLVVRQLALAQASDAREATDLSALLGLQGSLQELNAVLAQRIASGEMDLRTPGLQDHLWRTTLAKLAVDQPNYAAYRREMKRDG; via the coding sequence ATGCAGGATGAACCGACACCGAGCGAGCTGATCCAGGCGGCGGCGGATTTCATCCGCGCCGAGATCGCGCCGCAGATCTCAGGCCACGCCGCGTTCAAGCTGCGGGTATCGCTGAACGCGCTGGACCTGGTGGTGCGGCAATTGGCGCTGGCGCAGGCCAGCGACGCCAGAGAGGCAACCGATCTATCGGCCTTGCTGGGACTGCAGGGCTCGCTGCAAGAGCTCAACGCCGTGCTGGCGCAGCGCATCGCCAGCGGCGAGATGGATCTGCGCACACCGGGGCTGCAGGACCATCTATGGCGCACCACGCTGGCGAAACTCGCGGTCGACCAGCCGAACTACGCAGCGTATCGGCGCGAGATGAAGCGCGACGGCTGA
- a CDS encoding enoyl-CoA hydratase-related protein, which produces MAHQFSTVTRKGPVTIVTLSRPEVYNALHTDAHFELHEVFNDFAADPEQWVAIVTGAGDKAFCAGNDLKWQAAGGKRGWAESGFAGLTSRFDCDKPIIAAVNGVAMGGGFEIALACDLIIASENATFALPEPKVGLAALAGGLHRLPRQIGLKRAMGMILTARHVKAQEGYELGFVNEVVPAGEALAAAERWAATICANSPMSIRASKQTIERGLAVSLEQAIAEQRDYPAVKAMAASQDYIEGPKAFSEKRKPNWTGK; this is translated from the coding sequence ATGGCGCACCAATTCTCCACCGTCACACGCAAGGGGCCGGTGACCATCGTGACGCTGTCGCGCCCGGAGGTTTACAACGCGCTGCACACTGACGCGCATTTCGAATTGCACGAGGTGTTCAACGACTTCGCCGCCGATCCCGAGCAATGGGTGGCGATCGTCACCGGTGCCGGCGACAAGGCGTTCTGCGCCGGCAATGATCTGAAATGGCAGGCCGCCGGCGGCAAGCGCGGCTGGGCCGAAAGCGGCTTCGCGGGTCTCACCTCGCGGTTCGATTGCGACAAGCCGATCATTGCCGCGGTCAATGGCGTGGCGATGGGCGGCGGTTTCGAGATCGCGCTGGCCTGTGACCTGATCATCGCGTCGGAAAACGCCACCTTCGCGCTGCCGGAGCCGAAGGTCGGCCTTGCCGCCTTGGCCGGCGGCTTGCACCGGCTGCCGCGCCAGATCGGACTGAAGCGCGCGATGGGAATGATCCTGACCGCGCGCCATGTGAAGGCGCAGGAGGGCTACGAACTCGGCTTCGTCAACGAGGTGGTGCCGGCCGGCGAAGCGCTCGCCGCCGCCGAGCGCTGGGCCGCGACGATCTGCGCCAACAGCCCGATGTCGATCCGCGCCTCCAAGCAGACCATCGAGCGCGGCCTCGCGGTGTCGCTCGAACAGGCGATCGCCGAGCAGCGCGACTACCCGGCGGTCAAGGCGATGGCGGCGTCGCAGGACTACATCGAAGGGCCGAAAGCATTTTCGGAAAAGCGCAAGCCGAATTGGACGGGGAAATAG
- a CDS encoding acyl-CoA dehydrogenase family protein has protein sequence MDFSLPADLVAYLAELDRFIADKVKPIEESDDNIRFFDHRREWARTDFDNGGLPRHEWEQLLRRVKTLADEAGHLRFAIPKRYGGKDGSNLWMAVIREHFAAKGLGLHNDLQNEHSIVGNLPLVTMLDRYGRDDQKAMIEGSITGKYRITFGLTEPEHGSDATHMETRAVEATRDGKKGWVINGEKMWTTGMHVATHCALFARTSGEDGDARGITCFLVPAKADGVKVEEYLWTFNMPTDHPRVSFTGVFVPDDALFGEVGRGLSLAQCFVHENRIRQAASSLGAAVYCINESVKYARERKPFGQELARNQGIQFPLVELATQAEMLRLLIRKTAWEMDQLTQTQVEHTLSDKVSMCNYWANRLCCESADRAMQVHGGMGYSRHKPFEHIYRHHRRYRITEGSEEIQMRKVAGFLFGYMGAGKH, from the coding sequence TTGGATTTTTCATTGCCGGCCGATCTGGTCGCCTATCTCGCCGAGCTCGATCGTTTCATCGCCGACAAGGTCAAGCCGATCGAGGAAAGCGACGACAACATCCGCTTCTTCGATCATCGCCGCGAATGGGCGCGCACCGATTTCGACAATGGCGGATTGCCGCGCCACGAATGGGAGCAATTGCTGCGCCGGGTAAAGACCCTCGCCGACGAAGCCGGGCATCTGCGCTTTGCGATTCCGAAGCGCTATGGCGGCAAGGACGGCTCCAATCTGTGGATGGCGGTAATCCGCGAACATTTCGCCGCCAAGGGGCTCGGCCTGCACAATGACCTGCAGAACGAGCATTCGATCGTCGGCAATCTGCCGCTGGTGACGATGCTGGATCGCTATGGCCGCGACGACCAGAAGGCGATGATCGAGGGCTCGATCACCGGCAAGTACCGCATCACCTTCGGGCTCACCGAACCCGAGCATGGCTCCGACGCCACCCATATGGAAACCCGCGCCGTCGAAGCCACGCGTGACGGCAAGAAGGGCTGGGTGATCAATGGCGAGAAGATGTGGACGACCGGCATGCACGTCGCTACCCATTGCGCGCTGTTCGCGCGCACCTCGGGCGAGGACGGCGACGCCCGCGGCATCACCTGCTTCCTGGTGCCGGCCAAGGCCGACGGCGTCAAGGTCGAGGAATATTTGTGGACCTTCAACATGCCGACCGATCATCCGCGCGTCAGCTTCACCGGCGTGTTCGTCCCGGACGATGCGCTGTTCGGTGAGGTCGGCCGCGGGCTGTCGCTGGCGCAGTGCTTTGTCCACGAGAACCGCATCCGGCAGGCCGCCAGTTCATTGGGCGCCGCGGTGTACTGCATCAACGAGAGCGTGAAATACGCCCGCGAGCGAAAACCGTTCGGGCAGGAGCTGGCGCGCAACCAGGGCATTCAGTTCCCGCTGGTCGAACTCGCCACCCAGGCCGAGATGCTGCGATTGCTGATCCGCAAGACCGCGTGGGAGATGGATCAACTGACTCAGACGCAGGTCGAGCACACGCTGTCCGACAAGGTGTCGATGTGCAATTACTGGGCGAACCGATTGTGCTGTGAATCCGCCGATCGCGCGATGCAGGTCCATGGCGGCATGGGCTATTCGCGGCACAAGCCGTTCGAGCACATCTACCGCCATCACCGCCGCTACCGCATCACCGAGGGCAGCGAGGAAATCCAGATGCGCAAGGTGGCCGGATTCCTGTTCGGCTATATGGGCGCCGGCAAGCACTGA